GAGGAGGATGCCGGCGGCCGCGAGCTGCCCGCCGGCGCGTGTTCGACCGGCGGGCGCCGGCGCGGCACCGGGGCCGCTGCGCTGCCGGCGGGTGCCCAGGATGTCGAAGAGGACGGCCAGGCTTGCCGCGGCGACACCGGCCCCCGCCGTCACGTAGCTCACGGGCGGCCACCAGGGAGGGAGCGCATCGAGCAGGCCGAGCACATCCCACAGCGCGGCCGTATGGATCATGGCGTGTGCGTACGCACGCACTTCACCTGCCACTTGTACTCATCCTCCGGCGCGTCCATTTTCCGCGCGGTGAAAGGGAAAATGCATGAAACCGATAGTGGTCGGTGTCGCGGGCGGCAGCGGATCCGGGAAGACGACGGCGGTGCGCGCGATCATGCGCCACCTCGGCGGTGCGGCCGCAACCGTCATCCATCACGATTCGTACTACCGCGACACGAGCCATCTGACAGAAGAAGCGCGGCTTGCCATCAACTACGATCATCCGGACTCGCTCGAGACGGAGCTGCTGGTCGAGCATCTGAAGGAGCTGCGCGCGGGACGCGGTGTGGCGGTGCCCATTTACGACTTCGCGGAGCACCGGCGTCTGCCCGACCGCGAACACGTGGAGCCGTGCAAGGTCATCATCGTCGATGGCCTGCTGATCCTGTGGGACCCGGCGCTGCGCGCGCTCATGGACATCAAGGTGTATGTCGACACGGATGCGGACCTGCGCTTCATCCGGCGTCTGGAGCGCGACATCCGCGAGCGTGGCCGGTCGACCGAGTCCGTGATTCAACAGTACACGCGCACCGTGCGACCCATGCATCTGGAGTTCGTGGAGCCGAGCAAACGCTATGCGGATGTGATCTTCCCCCAGGGCGGTCACAACGAGGTGGCGGTGGACATGCTGGTCACCAAGGTGCGCTCGATACTGGCCGACGCGTAGCGGTCACCACGCAATGCCGTAGGCTTCCCTCCGCGGGTCCGCCCCGACGGCCCTGACGCCGGCGGCGGTGATCACGATCACCTGAGCGCCGCCCAGCGACGCGGAGGGTTTCTCCTGCAACTGCAGCTGGTGGCCGAGCGCTGTGAGCCGCTCGCGCACCGTCGGCGGCACGCCCGCCTCGATCTGCAACGCGGTGTCGGCGAGGGAACGCCAGCGCGGCGCCTCCACGGCACGCTGCGGCGTCATACCGAACAGCACGATGTTGTTGAAGACCTGGAGCAGGGTCTGCGTCTGGCCATCGCCGCCCGGCGTACCGAACACCATATAGAGGGAGCCGTCGGCACGCAGCGCCATGGCCGGCGCGAGCGTGTGGTACGTGCGCTTGGCCGGTGCCAGCACATTCACGTGGCCTTCGTCGAGCGAGAACAGCGCTCCACGATTGTGCAGCACGATGCCGGTGCCGGGCACCATGCGTCCGCTGCCGAATGCGCTGAAGAGACTCTGAATCAGGGCCACGGCATTGCCGTGGCGGTCGACGGCGGCGAGGAACACGGTGTCGCCGTCACCGTCGGGCCGGGGGCCGGGGCCGTGCGCGGCGCCACGGGTGGCATCGGCGGGCGCACGGAATCGCTCGACGAGCTGCTGCGCGTGCTCCTTCGAGATCAGGCGGTCGAGCGGAATCTCGGCGAACGACGGGTCAGTGACGTAGCGGTCGCGTTCCGTGAACGCGAGCTTCTTGACCTCCACCAGTGTGTGTATGTAGTCGGGGCTGTTGTGGCCCATTGCCGGCAGGTCGTAGAGCTCGGCCATGTTCATCTGCATGAGCAGCGCGAGTCCCTGCGAGTTGGGCGGGAACGCGAGCACGCGATTTCCGGCGTACGTCGTCGCGATCGGCTCCTGCCACAGCGGCGAGTGCTGCGCGAGATCGGCGATCGTGATCAGGCCGCCGGAAGCGTGCATGAACGTGTCGATGCGGCGGGCGATATCGCCAATGTAGAGCGCATCGGGCCCGTCACGCGCAATCTGTTGGAGCGTGCGCGCGAGATCCCTCTGGACGAGCACCGATCCCGGCGCGGGCGGCTCACCGTCCGGGAGGAACACGGCGGCGAGATCGGGATCCCGCTCGATCCTGCGGCGGCTCGCGGCGATGTCGGCCGCCAGCTTCTCGGAAACGGCAAAGCCGTGCTCCGCATACTGGATCGCCGGCGCGAGCGCCACATCGAGCGGGATGGTGCCATGACGGCGCAGCGCTTCCGCCCATGCCCGCACGGCGCCCGGTACGGTGACGGCATGCACTCCCGTGTCGGGCATCTCGCTGTAACCGAGCGCGCGCATGGCCGCGGGCGTGGCCGCCGCGGGCGCGCGGCCGCTGCCGTTCAGCGCGCGGACGCGGCCGGAGCGACCTTCGTGCATGAGCAGGAACGCATCGCCGCCGACGCCATTCATATGCGGACGCACGACCGCGAGCACCGCCGCCATGGTGATGGCGGCGTCGATCGCGTTGCCGCCGCGGCGCAGCACGTCCATGCCGGCCGCGGCCGCAAGCGGGTGACCGGCGACGACGGCCGCTTCCCTGCCCTGGACCTCGGGCCGGTCCTGGGCAGCGAGAGGGGACGCGGCTGGAACGGCAATCAGCAGGTATGTGACGATGGTCGAGCGACGCATGCCTCTCGTGTCTCCCTGCTCCGGGATGAGCGGTACGGGTTGTACCCCAAGGTAGGACGCGACACGACAGCGGGAAAGCGGGACCTTGCAGCGGCCGCGCGACGGATCATCTTTACTGTACGGTTTGCGCGGGCTGCGGATGTGCCGTGCCATGCCGGAAGTACCGCCACCTGCACGTCGAAGCCGGTCCGGCGCTGCCGTGACGGGTCCGCCTGCAGTCAGGAGCCTGAATGAAGTGGTCGACCGCCGAGAAGGTCAACGCCGGATTCGTGATCGCGCTCGGCGTGGTGGCGCTCATCGGTGTCGCCTCGATCACGGCAATCCAGCGGTTCTCGGCGACGACGCGCGACGTCAACGAGACGCATGACGCCCTGACGGAGCTGCAGAGTGTGCTGCTGAGCCTGGCCGACGCGGAAAGCGCCCAGCGCGGGTTTCTGCTGACGGGGAACGACGCCTACCTGAATCCGATCGACAGTCTGACGAGCCGCAGCCTCCTCCAGATCCATGCGCTGCGCGAGAAGACCTATACGGATGGCGACCAGCAGCGCCGCCTGTCGGAGCTGGCGGCGCTGGTGGCGACACGGATCCGTCTGATACACGAAGTCGCGGACCTGCGGCGCACGGCAGGGCTGGAAGCCGCAGCCGAACGCGTGACGGCAGGCGCGGGTCAGCAGGTCATGGCGCAGATCGACGCGCTGGCTGCCGAGTTCGAGGACCAGGAGGCGCAGCGCCTCACGGCGCGCAGTCGAACGGCGACACGGAATGCGTGGTACGCCACCGCGCTCATCGCGGGGGGCGGCGTGTTCGCATTCATCATCGTGATGTTCTCAGGGGCACTCATCCGTCGCGATTATACCGAGCGGCGTCGTGCAGAGCTGGCACTGAGGGACAGCGAGACACTGCTCAGCCAGTTCATGGAGAACCTGCCGATCGGCGTGATCGTCATCGATACGCTGTGGCGGCCGCGGTTCGCGAACAATTCCGCCGTGGACATCCTCGGTCCGACCATCCTGATCGATGACGGCGCGCACCCGCTGCCGCTCTACCGCGCGGGCGAGCGGCGGGTGTATCCGGCCGATCAGACACCACTGGCGCTGGCGCTGAACGGACAGACGGCCACGATTGATGACGCGGAAGTACGCGTGGGCGACCGGTACGTTCCGGTGCAGCTCTCCGCAGCGCCGATCTATGATGCGAGCGGCCGCATCGCATACACGATCGCGGCGTTCGTCGACATCACGGAACGGCATCGCGCGGAGGCGGCGCTCAGGGCGGCGAAGGACGCGGCCGAAACCGCGAGCCGGACGAAGAGCGATTTCCTGGCGCGCATGAGCCACGAGCTGCGCACGCCCCTGAACTCGGTCATCGGTTTCGCGAATATCCTGCTGAAGAACAAGGCGGGGAATCTGCGCAGCCAGGACGTGGCGTATCTCGATCGCATCCAGGACAACGGGCGGCACCTGCTTCTCCTCATCAACGACATCCTGGACCTGTCGAAGATCGAGGCGGGCAAGATCGAGGTCGAGAACGAGACCGTTGATCTCGAGGCCCTGATCAGCGACGTCTCGCAGCCGTTCGCTCTGCAGCTGCGCGGGTCGCCCGTGCGGCTCCGGCTGCAGATCCCGCAGGGGATCGCACCGGTGTTCACCGACCCGGCGCGCCTGCGCCAGGTGCTCAACAACCTGGTCGGCAATGCAGTCAAGTTCACCGAGAAGGGCCACATCACGGTGGCCGTCGATGTCGATGCCGACACCGGGCGCCCGGCACGCATCCGTGTCAGCGACACCGGCATCGGCATTCCCGACGCACGGCTGGGGGCCATCTTCGATGCCTTCGAGCAGGCGGAGAGCACGACGGCACGGAAATACGGCGGCACCGGTCTGGGCCTGCCGATCTCGCGCGCCCTGTGCGAGCTGCTCGGCTACTCGCTGAACGTGCGCAGCCGCGTGCAGGCGGGCACGGAGTTCACAATCGACCTGATGCCGGCGAATCAGCCGGAATCGGAGCCGCCCGGCAGCGAGACGAGCGGCGCTGACGGCCGCCCGCATCCACCCGGCGAGAGGCTGGTCCTCATCGTCGACGACGAAGCCGATTCCCGCATCCTGCTCACTCATTACGTGGAGGAGTTCGGCTGCCGCGCCATCGCGGCGCACTCGGCGGCGAATGCACTGAAGCTCGCGCGCGAGCTGAAGCCGGACCTCATCACGCTCGACCTGATGATGCCCGGTGTCAACGGCTGGGACATGCTGTCCTCGCTCAAAGCGGATCCGGAGCTGGCCACGATCCCGATCGTGATCATCAGCGTCGTCGCGCAGGAGAGCCGGGCAACGCTCGCCGGCGCGATCGATGTGCTGCAGAAGCCCATCGACCGGGCCGACCTCTACGCGATACTGCGCCGCAACCTCGGTTCGAGACGCGCCCGGATCCTGGTCGTCGACGACTCCGCGGACGCACGCAGCATGCTCGGCGACATGCTCGTCGGCACGGCCTCCGAGCTGCGCACGGCTGCCAACGGCCAGGAAGCGCTGCGCGTGCTGCGCGACTTCGAGCCCGACATCGTCCTGCTCGACCTCCTCATGCCGATCATGGACGGACTGACCTTCCTCGAGGTCTTCCGCGGGACGCCGCGGTTCCGCAATGTTCCCGTGGTCGTCATCTCGGCCAAGGACCTGTCCAGCGAGGAACGCGAGCGCATGACGCGACACACTGCCACTGTCCTGAAGAAAGGGAAGGCGCTGGAGGCCGATCTCAGGAACGCTCTGGCCACGGTGCTCGATGGGAACGGGAGCACGGGCTCCAGCGGTGCCGCCGAGCGCGCATGAGCTGGGAGCGGTGGGCCGCCCGCTTCGCACGAACCGTGGAGCGAAGCGTGGACAGCGCGACGGCTCGAACGCGCCCGGCCGGCGCGCGGCAGGTCATTGCCTATCGCGGCTTCGGCAGCCCCACGGAGGTGTTCGTCTCCGGACGCGTCCTTTCCAATCCGCCGGCTGGCCCGATCGACGCCGCCGACCGCTGGTGGCGGAACCTGGCGAACGCGTTCCACCACCTGGAGACGGACGAGGTCGCCGGCGCTCGACTGCGCCTGAGCATCGCACTGGCCGAACGCCAGGCCTTCACCGATGAGGAAGGGTTCTATCGCGCGTGGCTGGCGCCGTCGCGTCCGCTCCCGCTGACCGGCATGTGGCACGTGGTCGATGTCGAGGTTCTCGAGCCACTGCACCCTGAGGCGCCGCGCCTGGCTACATCAGGTCTCGTGCTCGTGCCGCCGCCGACTGCACGCTTCGGCGTGATCAGCGACCTCGATGACACCGTCATACGCACCGACGCCACCCGCCTCCTCGCCATGCTCCGGCGCACATTCCTCGAGAACGCACGTACCCGCCTCCCATTCGCGGGCGTCGCCGAGTTCTACAGCGGCCTCCACCTCGGCGATGAGGGCGCCGACGCCAATCCGGTCTTCTACGTGTCCAGCAGTCCGTGGAACCTCTATCCGGTCCTGACGGAGTTCCTGGAGTTCCATACGATCCCGCTCGGCCCCCTGACGCTGCGCGACTGGGGCATCAGCGACCGCGGCGTCCTGCCGCGCGGGCATGGTGAGCACAAGCTGGGCGCCATCCGCCAGATCCTCGATCGATATCCGGCCCTTCCCTTCATCCTGATCGGCGACAGCGGACAGGAGGATCCGGAGATCTACCGCGACGTCGTGCACCAGTACCGCGGACGCATACACGCCGTATACATACG
The sequence above is a segment of the Longimicrobiales bacterium genome. Coding sequences within it:
- the udk gene encoding uridine kinase, with protein sequence MKPIVVGVAGGSGSGKTTAVRAIMRHLGGAAATVIHHDSYYRDTSHLTEEARLAINYDHPDSLETELLVEHLKELRAGRGVAVPIYDFAEHRRLPDREHVEPCKVIIVDGLLILWDPALRALMDIKVYVDTDADLRFIRRLERDIRERGRSTESVIQQYTRTVRPMHLEFVEPSKRYADVIFPQGGHNEVAVDMLVTKVRSILADA
- the ggt gene encoding gamma-glutamyltransferase, which produces MRRSTIVTYLLIAVPAASPLAAQDRPEVQGREAAVVAGHPLAAAAGMDVLRRGGNAIDAAITMAAVLAVVRPHMNGVGGDAFLLMHEGRSGRVRALNGSGRAPAAATPAAMRALGYSEMPDTGVHAVTVPGAVRAWAEALRRHGTIPLDVALAPAIQYAEHGFAVSEKLAADIAASRRRIERDPDLAAVFLPDGEPPAPGSVLVQRDLARTLQQIARDGPDALYIGDIARRIDTFMHASGGLITIADLAQHSPLWQEPIATTYAGNRVLAFPPNSQGLALLMQMNMAELYDLPAMGHNSPDYIHTLVEVKKLAFTERDRYVTDPSFAEIPLDRLISKEHAQQLVERFRAPADATRGAAHGPGPRPDGDGDTVFLAAVDRHGNAVALIQSLFSAFGSGRMVPGTGIVLHNRGALFSLDEGHVNVLAPAKRTYHTLAPAMALRADGSLYMVFGTPGGDGQTQTLLQVFNNIVLFGMTPQRAVEAPRWRSLADTALQIEAGVPPTVRERLTALGHQLQLQEKPSASLGGAQVIVITAAGVRAVGADPRREAYGIAW
- a CDS encoding response regulator, with protein sequence MKWSTAEKVNAGFVIALGVVALIGVASITAIQRFSATTRDVNETHDALTELQSVLLSLADAESAQRGFLLTGNDAYLNPIDSLTSRSLLQIHALREKTYTDGDQQRRLSELAALVATRIRLIHEVADLRRTAGLEAAAERVTAGAGQQVMAQIDALAAEFEDQEAQRLTARSRTATRNAWYATALIAGGGVFAFIIVMFSGALIRRDYTERRRAELALRDSETLLSQFMENLPIGVIVIDTLWRPRFANNSAVDILGPTILIDDGAHPLPLYRAGERRVYPADQTPLALALNGQTATIDDAEVRVGDRYVPVQLSAAPIYDASGRIAYTIAAFVDITERHRAEAALRAAKDAAETASRTKSDFLARMSHELRTPLNSVIGFANILLKNKAGNLRSQDVAYLDRIQDNGRHLLLLINDILDLSKIEAGKIEVENETVDLEALISDVSQPFALQLRGSPVRLRLQIPQGIAPVFTDPARLRQVLNNLVGNAVKFTEKGHITVAVDVDADTGRPARIRVSDTGIGIPDARLGAIFDAFEQAESTTARKYGGTGLGLPISRALCELLGYSLNVRSRVQAGTEFTIDLMPANQPESEPPGSETSGADGRPHPPGERLVLIVDDEADSRILLTHYVEEFGCRAIAAHSAANALKLARELKPDLITLDLMMPGVNGWDMLSSLKADPELATIPIVIISVVAQESRATLAGAIDVLQKPIDRADLYAILRRNLGSRRARILVVDDSADARSMLGDMLVGTASELRTAANGQEALRVLRDFEPDIVLLDLLMPIMDGLTFLEVFRGTPRFRNVPVVVISAKDLSSEERERMTRHTATVLKKGKALEADLRNALATVLDGNGSTGSSGAAERA
- a CDS encoding phosphatase domain-containing protein; the encoded protein is MSWERWAARFARTVERSVDSATARTRPAGARQVIAYRGFGSPTEVFVSGRVLSNPPAGPIDAADRWWRNLANAFHHLETDEVAGARLRLSIALAERQAFTDEEGFYRAWLAPSRPLPLTGMWHVVDVEVLEPLHPEAPRLATSGLVLVPPPTARFGVISDLDDTVIRTDATRLLAMLRRTFLENARTRLPFAGVAEFYSGLHLGDEGADANPVFYVSSSPWNLYPVLTEFLEFHTIPLGPLTLRDWGISDRGVLPRGHGEHKLGAIRQILDRYPALPFILIGDSGQEDPEIYRDVVHQYRGRIHAVYIRNVSTDPARVRAIGELAEEVRAVGSELLLSDDTLAAARHAAERGWVGERTIRRVADAVSSS